One region of Lytechinus pictus isolate F3 Inbred chromosome 8, Lp3.0, whole genome shotgun sequence genomic DNA includes:
- the LOC135155109 gene encoding clumping factor B-like — protein MDEEVQDSVSAEESVAQEQPDIAPPTDAPAGAEQDMDNPSAGELTADGTDFPPPPPPDSEPPPEPESVPEPVPEPAPEPAPEPAAEPESVSDSVPEPEPMPETDPPTEPASEPTPEIDDEANDVTDLIDSAVDPEIDEAAVDPTAENEMISQDEESQAPAEVTVHPETESPVSADGNSTPPPMYDETSEEDKPQAIYQNSMVAEDTDGITTLDEEIPNGHGVNGDLDPIIMMYSNEKTSSTRARLICFVMFFIVVAITVIALTFYLVLYYENGDSSDSSEGPVVTTPRAP, from the exons GATGAAGAAGTGCAAGACTCTGTTTCGGCTGAAGAGAGCGTTGCTCAAGAACAGCCAGATATAGCGCCACCAACGGACGCTCCTGCAGGTGCTGAACAAGATATGGACAATCCATCTGCAGGTGAATTAACAGCTGATGGAACAGACTTTCCTCCACCTCCACCTCCGGATAGCGAACCCCCGCCTGAACCCGAATCGGTACCCGAACCGGTACCCGAACCGGCACCCGAACCGGCACCCGAACCGGCAGCCGAACCAGAATCCGTAAGCGATTCAGTACCCGAACCCGAACCGATGCCTGAAACGGATCCGCCAACTGAACCAGCATCAGAACCAACACCCGAAATTGATGACGAAGcaaatgacgtcacagatcTTATAGACAGTGCAGTTGACCCGGAAATAGATGAAGCTGCCGTTGACCCCACAGCTGAAAACGAGATGATTTCACAAGACGAGGAGAGTCAGGCACCTGCAGAGGTTACAGTTCACCCCGAGACCGAGTCCCCTGTGTCTGCAGATGGAAATAGCACGCCCCCACCGATGTACGACGAGACATCCGAGGAAGACAAACCTCAGGCAATCTACCAAAACAGCATGGTAGCCGAGGACACTGACGGCATCACAACTCTGGACGAAGAGATCCCCAACGGTCACGGCGTGAACGGTGACCTGGATCCAATCATCATGATGTATTCCAATGAAAAGACATCGTCGACGAGGGCTAGACTGATCTGTTTTGTCATGTTCTTTATCGTGGTGGCCATCACTGTCATAGCACTGACCTTCTACTTAGTTC TTTATTATGAGAACGGAGATAGTTCCGACTCATCAGAAGGTCCGGTGGTAACAACGCCGCGTGCCCCAT AG
- the LOC135155110 gene encoding uncharacterized protein LOC135155110, with protein sequence MKCIIVTVLLLAVAGLSYGTGQQLKCKACISLQTQPNLIDLQCNMSNLPEVTCWNNMTACGRATINGTGIVKSNPNPPVPVAFNATIFGCVQTIKSNTCSEDNDARSDLLGNILSYRDDYGISDTAASFVGRLPMIFQADTTRLDANIVCPLNGTIVGGAGSLRTDVVVVIAALLMAIFAKEF encoded by the exons ATGAAGTGTATCATCGTCACAGTCCTTCTTCTGGCAGTTGCAGGCCTGTCATATGGAACTG GTCAACAACTCAAGTGCAAGGCTTGTATATCCTTACAAACACAGCCTAATCTCATTGATCTGCAATGCAATATGAGCAATCTACCAGAAGTGACATGCTGGAACAACATGACCGCTTGTGGACGCGCTACAATCAATG GGACGGGAATAGTAAAGTCCAATCCCAATCCACCCGTGCCAGTGGCCTTCAATGCTACCATTTTTGGATGTGTGCAGACAATCAAAAGTAATACATGCAGTGAAGATAATGATGCCCGATCCGACTTGCTCGGAAATATTTTGAGTTATCGCGATGACTATGGTATCTCTGACACAGCGGCTTCGTTCGTAGGACGTTTGCCAATGATATTTCAGGCAGACACAACCCGGCTGGATGCAAACATTGTATGCCCCCTCAACGGGACTATTGTTGGAGGGGCTGGGTCTCTGCGTACCGACGTCGTCGTCGTCATTGCTGCTCTTCTCATGGCTATTTTTGCTAAGGAGTTTTAA